The genomic window ACTGTTATGTTATCAAATGCGTGTGATATCTCATTTGATACTTTGGTTGAAGAAATTCTAGCTCTAGGTGCTTTAGCAATTCCAGCTCACATAGATCGCCCAAGTAACTCCGTTATTGGAAACTTGGGCTTTATTCCCCCACTTAATTACAGTGCTGTTGAATCAATTGCCATCCCCCCTATAGTTAACACAGATCAATGGGCAACTATTCAAGGCTCTGATGCCCACTACATTGAACACATTGGAAGAAGAAAATGTTTTATCGAATCTGATAAAGAGGGCTTTGCTGCCTTAGTTGATGCCTTTTCAACAAAATCTATTGAATATTTAAAATAATTATTTTTAACTTCTAACATCTATTTGGTCAAAGTTTGGTAGATGTTCTGTAAAAATAGGGGTAAAAAGTTAAACGTTTATCTAATTAGTAAGGTGATTGACTAATGTCATCATCATCCTTTTTAAAAGTTAGATTTTCAACTTCGACCGTTAAAAAGAGCCATTTTTGACTCTTTTTTTACAAATACTTCTAACATCTATTGTCATATGTTAAAGAAAAAAGCCCTTTGAACAAATGTTTTTGGTAAAACTTTTGTCTATTTTAGTGAAAACATTTCACATCTGTCATATTGATAATTCGTTACTTTATAAGCAATTAAGTGTTTGACTTATCGGAAAGTGGGAGTTATCATTTAAGTGTGAGAAGGAGATGGAGGAAGTTTTGAGAAAAACGAATTTAATGGTCAAAGTTATAATTCTCTTAACAATGCTTATCTTAGCAACCAGCGCACTTAGTGCATCCAGAGTTGTTGCCTCTTCAACCTTAACCATTCACGCATACATCCCCCAACACACTACAGTTGATTACGATGAGTTTGGTAATTTATTGTTCACTTCTAACAATCCAAATGTTGATCTTGGTATTGATCAAAGCTTTGATGCAACTTACTTATCGGTTGTAGCTAAATAACCTATCTAATAAAATCTACTTTATAATCGCGCTCTTTATTACTCTCACTTAATTTGTTTTTAGGATATCCAATTGAGACGGCGAATGTTGGTTTATAACCATTTGGAAGGTTAAATCTTTTAAGAAGGTGCTTTCCTTTTTCACTGTTAAATGCTTGTACAAAAGAGCCAATATAACAAGAGCCTAGCTCTATTGCAGTTGCTGCTAAACAAATTGTTTGAGCTGCATTGGCACAATCGGCAAACGAGTAGCGATTGGCCTCACGGGAGATGAAGATAACAGTTGGTGCATGGTAAAAAGAGTGAAAGTTCTCATCTGTTGCCCGCTCTATTAAAGAGGGCACCTCAGAGTCAATTAATACTTGAGCAACAGAGTTGCTAATCTCTTTCAAGAATTCTTTATCTTGAACTACTGTGAAGTGCCAACTTTGACGATCCATGGCTGTCGATGCACTAAGACCACTTTCAATTAAAAAATCCAACTCCTCTTTACTTATTTGATCTTTTAAATAATCGCGAGTCGATTCTCTTTTTTTAAATATCGTGCGTGCATCAACCATTTACCTACTCCCTGTTTTTTCCAAATATTCTTAAAAGATATAAAAAGATATTGATAAAATCTAAATAGAGCATCAAAGCTCCAATAATTGACAATTTTATATATGTCTCTTCATCAATGCTCTGCCCATAAGAGGCATTTAGGTTTTTAATTTTTTGGGTATCCCAAGCTGTTAAAAGGGTGAATAAAATTACCCCAATTATTGAAATTAGAAAGTAAAATCCTTCACTTTTTAAAAAGATGTTGATAACTGAAGCTGCAATGATTCCCCACAAAGCCATAATTAAATAATGGCCTATGCCATCAAGATCTCTTTTAGTTGTCATCCCATAAAAGCTCATTCCACCAAACAACGCAGCTGTTGTGAAAAAAGCACGAGAGATAACTACACCACTGTAGGCAAAAAATATTACCGATAAGGTTATTCCTGTTAATACAGAGTATATTCCAAACGAAACGATTGCTTTGTTGGCACTCATTGTGTTTAACCTTGATGAGAGATAAAAAACTACAACAAATTGGGCTAATACAACAAAAAGGAACGTTACTCCATTTCGTAAGAAGAAACTTAGTAACATTTGAGAAGAGGCAACACCGTAGGCAACTACTGCTGTTAAAGCTAAGCCCACTGTCATCCATAGATAAACATTTTTCAATATTGAATTTTCTCTTTGTTTAACGTTACTTAAAGTGTTTGTTTGGTTTTGAGCCATTTGATTCCTCCAAAACTTCTTCCAATAATTTCCCATTTTAACTCAATCAAGTCAACTCAAAGACGATTCTCATACCACTTTGATTTTTTAAATATTAGAGCTAAAACTGCCAACTCAA from Bacteroidia bacterium includes these protein-coding regions:
- a CDS encoding nitroreductase family protein — protein: MVDARTIFKKRESTRDYLKDQISKEELDFLIESGLSASTAMDRQSWHFTVVQDKEFLKEISNSVAQVLIDSEVPSLIERATDENFHSFYHAPTVIFISREANRYSFADCANAAQTICLAATAIELGSCYIGSFVQAFNSEKGKHLLKRFNLPNGYKPTFAVSIGYPKNKLSESNKERDYKVDFIR
- a CDS encoding Bax inhibitor-1/YccA family protein, whose amino-acid sequence is MAQNQTNTLSNVKQRENSILKNVYLWMTVGLALTAVVAYGVASSQMLLSFFLRNGVTFLFVVLAQFVVVFYLSSRLNTMSANKAIVSFGIYSVLTGITLSVIFFAYSGVVISRAFFTTAALFGGMSFYGMTTKRDLDGIGHYLIMALWGIIAASVINIFLKSEGFYFLISIIGVILFTLLTAWDTQKIKNLNASYGQSIDEETYIKLSIIGALMLYLDFINIFLYLLRIFGKNRE